One Actinospica robiniae DSM 44927 genomic region harbors:
- a CDS encoding phytoene desaturase family protein: MAETATGRYRAPAQTDVVVLGAGHNGLVTAAYLAKFGLRVTVLERLDRVGGAAVSDQLFPGIEARLSCYSYLVSLMPYAVVRDLELDLELRSRPVASYTPVLRDGRADGLLVERRPGSATVDSFRRITGSDRDWQAWQRFYERIGKAGRVIAPTLLEPLPGRGVLMKALREACGSAFWGDFMERPLGEIVESTFEHDEVRGVVLTDALIGTQSWAHDPSLRQNRCFLYHVMASHSGEWRVPIGGMGAVTGSLERAVLKAGARIRTGATVTRVETDGRIASVTYRTAEGEQQIEARYVAANLAPQILAELLGQPAPEWPEGNQLKVNLVLSRLPALKSGMAPEQAFAGTFHVDESADTLAKAYQDSEAGRLPDPLPFEAYCHTLTDRTILSPDAARAGLHTITLFGLHTPARLFRQEGAKERAVQLALAGLNRHLAEPIEECLALDANGEPCIEALSPLDVEAQLAMPGGHIFHGDLDWPWAGGHHPAGSWGVETQYPNIVVCGSGAVRGGAVSGIPGRAAALCLAGRIQRSQGRELGR; encoded by the coding sequence ATGGCCGAAACCGCGACCGGGCGGTATCGCGCGCCGGCCCAGACCGACGTCGTAGTGCTCGGCGCAGGCCACAACGGCCTCGTGACCGCGGCCTATCTGGCCAAGTTCGGACTGCGGGTGACCGTGCTCGAGCGGCTCGACCGGGTCGGCGGGGCGGCGGTGAGCGACCAGCTCTTCCCGGGGATCGAGGCGCGCCTCTCCTGCTACTCGTACCTGGTCTCGCTGATGCCGTACGCAGTCGTACGCGACCTGGAGCTCGACCTCGAGCTGCGGTCCCGGCCGGTGGCGTCCTACACCCCGGTGCTGCGCGACGGTCGGGCCGACGGCCTGCTGGTCGAGCGGCGTCCCGGCTCCGCCACGGTCGACTCGTTCCGCCGCATCACCGGCTCCGACCGGGACTGGCAGGCCTGGCAACGCTTCTACGAGCGGATCGGCAAGGCCGGACGGGTGATCGCGCCGACACTGCTCGAGCCGCTGCCGGGACGCGGAGTGCTGATGAAGGCGCTGCGCGAGGCCTGCGGCTCGGCCTTCTGGGGCGACTTCATGGAGCGGCCGCTCGGCGAGATCGTCGAGAGCACCTTCGAGCACGACGAGGTGCGCGGCGTCGTCCTGACCGACGCGCTGATCGGCACGCAGAGCTGGGCGCACGACCCGAGCCTGCGGCAGAACCGGTGCTTCCTCTACCACGTGATGGCGAGTCACTCCGGCGAGTGGCGCGTGCCGATCGGCGGCATGGGCGCGGTGACCGGCTCGCTCGAGCGGGCCGTGCTGAAGGCGGGCGCGCGGATCCGGACCGGCGCGACGGTGACCCGGGTGGAGACGGACGGCCGGATCGCGAGCGTCACCTACCGAACCGCTGAGGGCGAGCAGCAGATCGAGGCACGGTACGTCGCGGCCAACCTGGCGCCGCAGATCCTGGCCGAGCTGCTCGGCCAGCCGGCGCCGGAGTGGCCAGAGGGCAACCAGCTGAAGGTCAATCTGGTCCTCTCCCGGCTGCCCGCGCTCAAGTCCGGCATGGCGCCGGAGCAGGCGTTCGCCGGGACCTTCCACGTGGACGAGTCGGCCGACACGCTGGCGAAGGCCTATCAGGATTCGGAAGCCGGACGTCTGCCGGACCCGCTGCCGTTCGAGGCTTACTGCCACACGCTGACGGATCGCACGATCCTGAGCCCGGACGCCGCGCGCGCCGGACTGCACACGATCACCCTGTTCGGGCTGCACACCCCGGCCCGGCTGTTCCGGCAGGAAGGTGCGAAGGAGCGGGCCGTGCAGCTCGCGCTGGCCGGACTCAACCGGCATCTCGCCGAGCCGATCGAGGAGTGCCTGGCCCTCGACGCCAACGGCGAGCCGTGCATCGAGGCGCTCAGCCCGCTGGACGTGGAGGCGCAGCTGGCGATGCCCGGCGGGCACATCTTCCACGGCGATCTGGACTGGCCGTGGGCGGGCGGGCACCATCCGGCGGGCAGCTGGGGCGTGGAGACGCAGTACCCGAACATCGTGGTCTGCGGCTCGGGAGCGGTGCGCGGCGGTGCGGTGAGCGGCATCCCCGGACGCGCGGCGGCGCTGTGCCTGGCCGGGCGGATCCAGCGCAGCCAGGGCCGGGAGCTCGGGCGCTGA
- a CDS encoding VOC family protein — MAAATDRSSAHGTLHHVELWVPDLSRAVRGFGWLLAELGYEQYQDWPDGRSWRKGATYIVVEASPARTAETHDRRRPGLNHLAFHIRDRATLDALVAIAPEHGWSLMFQDSHPYAGGEQHEAGYLEDEDGFEVELVVVRDEEG; from the coding sequence ATGGCAGCAGCAACTGATCGATCATCAGCCCACGGCACCCTCCATCACGTCGAGCTCTGGGTCCCCGACCTGAGCCGAGCCGTCCGCGGCTTCGGCTGGCTCCTCGCCGAACTCGGCTACGAGCAGTACCAGGACTGGCCGGATGGAAGAAGCTGGCGCAAAGGCGCGACCTACATCGTCGTCGAAGCATCCCCCGCCCGCACGGCCGAAACCCACGACCGCCGCCGCCCCGGCCTGAACCACCTCGCGTTCCACATCCGCGACCGCGCCACCCTCGACGCCCTCGTCGCAATAGCCCCCGAGCACGGCTGGTCGCTGATGTTCCAAGACAGCCACCCCTACGCGGGCGGCGAACAACACGAGGCGGGCTATCTAGAGGACGAGGACGGCTTCGAGGTAGAACTCGTGGTCGTCCGCGACGAAGAAGGCTGA
- a CDS encoding ABC transporter ATP-binding protein, which produces MAGVIYEAASCIYPGAERPAVDQLNLDIQDGEFLVLVGPSGCGKSTSLRMLAGLEEVTSGEIRIGERDVTNLPPKDRDIAMVFQNYALYPHMTVADNMGFALKIAGVPKAEIRTKVEEAAKLLELSEYLGRKPKALSGGQRQRVAMGRAIVREPKVFLMDEPLSNLDAKLRVQTRTQIASLQRRLGITTVYVTHDQVEAMTMGDRVAVLKDGLLQQCDTPRHMYERPANVFVAGFIGSPAMNLIEAPIVDGGVDFDGAIVPVDRAVLGRAEGGTVTVGVRPESFDLVADGSRGVKVQVNVVEELGADAFAYGTAKANGKDVDVIVRVDARNTPAKGEDLYVVPKAGETHVFSTTTGQRISD; this is translated from the coding sequence ATGGCTGGTGTTATCTACGAAGCTGCATCGTGCATCTACCCGGGCGCCGAGCGCCCGGCTGTCGATCAGCTCAACCTCGACATCCAGGACGGCGAGTTCCTCGTGCTCGTCGGCCCGTCCGGATGCGGCAAGTCCACCTCCCTGCGCATGCTCGCGGGCCTCGAGGAGGTCACCTCCGGCGAGATCCGCATCGGCGAGCGGGACGTGACGAACCTGCCGCCGAAGGACCGCGACATCGCGATGGTCTTCCAGAACTACGCGCTCTACCCGCACATGACCGTGGCCGACAACATGGGCTTCGCGCTCAAGATCGCGGGCGTGCCGAAGGCGGAGATCCGCACCAAGGTCGAAGAGGCCGCGAAGCTCCTCGAGCTGAGCGAGTACCTCGGCCGCAAGCCGAAGGCCCTGTCCGGCGGTCAGCGCCAGCGCGTCGCGATGGGCCGCGCCATCGTGCGTGAGCCCAAGGTCTTCCTCATGGACGAGCCGCTGTCGAACCTCGACGCGAAGCTGCGTGTGCAGACCCGTACGCAGATCGCCTCGCTCCAGCGCCGTCTGGGCATCACCACCGTCTACGTCACGCACGACCAGGTCGAGGCCATGACCATGGGCGACCGCGTCGCGGTGCTCAAGGACGGCCTGCTGCAGCAGTGCGACACCCCGCGCCACATGTACGAGCGGCCGGCCAACGTCTTCGTGGCCGGATTCATCGGCTCCCCGGCGATGAACCTGATCGAGGCCCCGATCGTCGACGGCGGCGTGGACTTCGACGGCGCCATCGTCCCGGTGGACCGCGCGGTCCTGGGCCGGGCCGAGGGCGGCACGGTCACCGTGGGTGTGCGGCCGGAGTCCTTCGACCTCGTCGCCGACGGTTCCCGCGGCGTCAAGGTCCAGGTCAACGTCGTGGAAGAGCTCGGCGCCGACGCGTTCGCCTACGGCACCGCCAAGGCCAACGGCAAGGACGTCGACGTCATCGTCCGCGTGGACGCGCGCAACACTCCGGCCAAGGGCGAGGACCTGTACGTGGTGCCGAAGGCGGGCGAGACGCACGTCTTCTCGACCACGACCGGGCAGCGCATCTCCGACTAA
- the rlmB gene encoding 23S rRNA (guanosine(2251)-2'-O)-methyltransferase RlmB produces the protein MAGGKGGGLGGRGNKAGSSRKGAMKGSGGQRKQGLEGKGPTPKAVDRAKHPAAKRAASATRRAQGTGSGGRGPARPKVPYKANRQISELIAGRNSVVEALRAQIPATTLYVAAMIDIDDRVRESITLATQRGLPVLEVSRQEVDRLTDGAIHQGVALQIPQYSYAHPDDLLRQAEDAAETPLIVALDGVTDPRNLGAVIRSAAAFGAQGVVIPERRSAGMTAGAWKTSAGAAARVPVAQAGNLTRTLESYQKQGLVVVGLAANGTVDLADLEAGSDPLALVIGSEGKGLSRLVQQTCDLTVRIPIAAATESLNAGVAAAIALYEVAQRRRRAGRL, from the coding sequence ATGGCAGGCGGTAAGGGCGGCGGCCTCGGTGGACGCGGCAACAAGGCAGGATCCTCGCGCAAGGGCGCGATGAAGGGCTCGGGCGGGCAGCGCAAGCAGGGCCTCGAGGGCAAGGGCCCGACGCCGAAGGCGGTGGACCGGGCCAAGCACCCCGCGGCCAAGCGGGCCGCCTCGGCGACCCGCCGCGCCCAGGGCACCGGCAGCGGTGGCCGCGGCCCCGCCCGCCCGAAGGTCCCGTACAAGGCGAACCGGCAGATCAGCGAGCTGATCGCGGGCCGCAACTCGGTGGTCGAGGCGCTGCGCGCGCAGATCCCGGCGACCACGCTGTACGTCGCCGCGATGATCGACATCGACGACCGGGTGCGCGAGTCGATCACCCTGGCCACCCAGCGCGGCCTGCCCGTGCTCGAGGTCTCCCGCCAGGAGGTGGACCGGCTCACCGACGGCGCCATCCACCAGGGCGTCGCGCTGCAGATCCCGCAGTACTCCTACGCGCACCCGGACGACCTGCTGCGGCAGGCCGAGGACGCCGCCGAGACCCCGCTGATCGTCGCCCTCGACGGCGTCACCGACCCGCGCAACCTCGGCGCCGTGATCCGTTCCGCCGCCGCGTTCGGCGCGCAGGGCGTCGTCATCCCGGAGCGTCGCAGCGCCGGAATGACCGCCGGTGCGTGGAAGACCTCCGCCGGTGCCGCCGCGCGCGTCCCGGTGGCCCAGGCCGGAAACCTGACCCGGACGCTCGAGTCGTACCAGAAGCAGGGCCTGGTCGTGGTCGGCCTGGCCGCGAACGGCACGGTGGACCTGGCCGACCTGGAGGCCGGCTCGGACCCGCTGGCGCTCGTGATCGGCTCGGAGGGCAAGGGCCTGTCCCGGCTGGTGCAGCAGACCTGCGACCTGACGGTGCGTATCCCGATCGCCGCGGCGACCGAGTCGCTCAACGCGGGCGTGGCCGCAGCCATCGCGCTCTACGAGGTGGCCCAGCGCCGCCGGCGGGCCGGCCGGCTCTAG
- the cysS gene encoding cysteine--tRNA ligase: protein MTLRLYDTATRSVRDFVPLTPGKVSIYGCGLTVQGAPHIGHIRFGVAFDVLARWLTYRGFEVTYCRNVTDIDDKILRKAAEQEVEYWRVASRYEREATKAYTLLGCLPPSVEPRATGHIPEMIAMTADLIERGHAYAAGGDVYYDVRSFPEYGALSNQRLGDMLSADDADPKNAKRDPRDFTLWKGAKPGEPFWDSPWGPGRPGWHLECSAMTHKYLGTAFDIHGGGLDLIFPHHENEIAQSKGVGDAFAQYWLHNAWVTVKNLKMGKSLGNALLVEEVAKRHRPVVLRYYLVNPHYRSMIEYSEEAIEEAGTAYARIEQFLTRAVELAGPVAANDQVLDAFAEAMDDDLGVPQAIAVLHQTVRAGNVALADGDKETVAARLAETLAMLRVLGLDPFSEPWAGEADQDDAAELRETIGKLVAVALEQRQAARARKDFTAADEIRASLGAAGVQIEDTPAGPRWTLT, encoded by the coding sequence GTGACTCTCCGCCTTTATGACACCGCCACGCGCAGCGTTCGCGACTTCGTGCCCCTCACCCCGGGCAAGGTCTCGATCTACGGCTGCGGGCTGACTGTCCAGGGCGCGCCCCACATCGGGCACATCCGTTTCGGTGTCGCATTCGACGTGCTCGCGCGCTGGCTCACCTACCGCGGGTTCGAAGTCACCTACTGCCGCAACGTCACCGACATCGACGACAAGATCCTCAGGAAGGCCGCGGAGCAGGAGGTCGAGTACTGGCGGGTGGCCAGCAGGTACGAGCGGGAGGCCACCAAGGCCTACACCCTGCTCGGCTGCCTCCCGCCGAGCGTCGAGCCGCGCGCCACCGGCCACATCCCCGAGATGATCGCGATGACCGCGGACCTGATCGAACGCGGTCACGCCTACGCCGCCGGCGGCGACGTCTACTACGACGTGCGCTCGTTCCCCGAGTACGGCGCCCTGTCCAACCAGCGCCTCGGCGACATGCTCAGCGCCGACGACGCCGACCCGAAGAACGCCAAGCGGGACCCGCGCGACTTCACCCTGTGGAAGGGCGCGAAGCCGGGCGAGCCGTTCTGGGACAGCCCCTGGGGCCCGGGCCGGCCCGGCTGGCACCTCGAGTGCTCGGCGATGACGCACAAGTACCTCGGCACCGCCTTCGACATCCACGGCGGCGGCCTCGACCTGATCTTCCCGCACCACGAGAACGAGATCGCCCAGTCCAAGGGCGTCGGCGACGCGTTCGCCCAGTACTGGCTGCACAACGCCTGGGTGACGGTCAAGAACCTGAAGATGGGCAAGTCGCTCGGCAACGCGCTGCTCGTCGAAGAGGTGGCCAAGCGGCACCGGCCGGTCGTGCTGCGCTACTACCTGGTCAATCCGCACTACCGCTCCATGATCGAATACTCTGAGGAGGCGATCGAGGAGGCGGGCACGGCGTACGCTCGGATCGAGCAGTTCCTCACCCGCGCGGTGGAGCTGGCCGGCCCGGTCGCGGCGAACGACCAGGTGCTGGACGCGTTCGCCGAGGCCATGGACGACGACCTCGGCGTCCCGCAGGCGATAGCGGTGCTGCACCAGACCGTGCGAGCCGGGAATGTCGCGCTCGCCGACGGGGACAAGGAGACCGTCGCCGCGCGGCTGGCCGAGACGCTGGCGATGCTGCGCGTGCTCGGCCTCGACCCGTTCAGCGAGCCGTGGGCCGGCGAGGCCGACCAGGACGACGCGGCCGAGCTGCGCGAGACGATCGGCAAGCTGGTCGCCGTCGCGCTCGAGCAGCGGCAGGCGGCGCGCGCCCGCAAGGACTTCACGGCGGCCGACGAGATCCGGGCCTCGCTCGGCGCGGCCGGCGTGCAGATCGAGGACACCCCGGCCGGGCCGCGGTGGACCCTCACCTGA
- a CDS encoding A/G-specific adenine glycosylase: MSVIELTVGWYRQNQRDLPWRRPEAGAWGVLVSEFMLQQTPVSRVLPVYEVWLTRWPEPGDLAAEASGEAVRAWGRLGYPRRALRLHGAATAIAQRHGGVVPSDYDELRALPGIGDYTAAAVASFAYGRRHAVLDTNVRRVLARAYSGAQYPATAVSAAERELARRILPEQASDAAAWAAASMELGALVCTAKTPRCEQCPVAELCKWRDSGYPEHVGPARRGQTYTGTDRQCRGALLAVLRAAHAPVEADALFTAWPDEAQRGRALQGLIADGLAVRTADNQYRLP, encoded by the coding sequence ATGTCCGTGATCGAACTCACTGTCGGATGGTACCGGCAGAACCAGCGGGACCTGCCGTGGCGTCGGCCCGAAGCAGGTGCCTGGGGCGTGTTGGTCAGTGAATTCATGCTGCAGCAGACCCCGGTCTCGCGCGTCCTGCCGGTATACGAGGTCTGGCTCACCCGCTGGCCCGAGCCGGGCGACCTGGCCGCGGAGGCGAGCGGTGAGGCCGTGCGCGCCTGGGGGCGGCTCGGCTACCCGCGCCGCGCGCTGAGGCTGCACGGGGCCGCGACCGCGATCGCGCAGCGGCACGGCGGCGTCGTTCCGTCGGACTACGACGAACTACGGGCTCTGCCGGGCATCGGCGACTACACCGCGGCGGCGGTCGCCTCCTTCGCCTACGGCCGCAGGCACGCCGTCCTCGACACGAACGTGCGCCGGGTGCTGGCCCGCGCGTACTCCGGCGCCCAGTACCCGGCCACCGCGGTCAGCGCCGCCGAGCGCGAACTGGCCCGGCGGATACTGCCCGAGCAGGCCTCCGACGCCGCGGCCTGGGCGGCGGCCTCGATGGAGCTCGGCGCGCTGGTCTGCACCGCGAAGACCCCGCGATGCGAGCAGTGCCCGGTCGCCGAGCTGTGCAAATGGCGCGACTCCGGCTACCCCGAGCACGTCGGCCCGGCCCGTCGCGGCCAGACGTACACCGGCACCGACCGCCAGTGCCGCGGCGCGCTGCTCGCCGTACTCCGCGCGGCGCACGCCCCGGTGGAGGCGGACGCGCTGTTCACGGCCTGGCCCGACGAAGCCCAGCGCGGGCGCGCTCTGCAGGGCCTGATCGCCGACGGTCTGGCCGTGCGCACCGCGGACAACCAGTACCGGCTGCCTTAG
- the disA gene encoding DNA integrity scanning diadenylate cyclase DisA: protein MAANDPAGQDSQRMTLAALAPGTALREGLERILRGRTGALIVLGFDKMVESICTGGFVLDVEFSATRVRELSKMDGAVVLTKDGSRILRAGVQLVPDPAIATVETGTRHRTAERVNKQTGYPVVSVSQSMQLIALYHQGRRTVLEDSGTILSKANQALATLERYKLRLDEVAGTLSALEIEDLVTVRDVAQVAQRLEMVRRIAVEIEGYVVQLGVDGRLLELQLDELVAGVDTDRELVARDYLIERSGRKSRTVPETLADLDALDRTELLELTAVARALGFSGSAESLDSAASPRGFRLLAKVPRLPNTVIDRLVEHFGGLQKLLAASVADLQAVEGVGETRARTVREGLSRLAESSILERYV, encoded by the coding sequence ATGGCAGCCAACGACCCCGCGGGCCAGGACTCGCAGCGCATGACGCTGGCGGCACTGGCCCCCGGCACCGCGCTGCGCGAGGGCCTTGAGCGCATTCTGCGCGGGCGCACCGGAGCGCTGATCGTGCTCGGCTTCGACAAGATGGTGGAGTCGATCTGCACCGGCGGGTTCGTGCTGGACGTGGAGTTCTCGGCCACCCGGGTGCGCGAGCTGTCGAAGATGGACGGCGCGGTCGTGCTCACCAAGGACGGCTCCCGGATCCTGCGCGCCGGGGTGCAGCTGGTGCCGGACCCGGCGATCGCCACGGTGGAGACCGGAACCCGGCACCGTACGGCCGAACGGGTGAATAAGCAGACCGGGTACCCGGTGGTCTCGGTCAGCCAGTCGATGCAGCTGATCGCGCTCTACCACCAGGGCCGGCGCACCGTGCTGGAGGACTCCGGCACCATCCTGTCCAAGGCCAATCAGGCCCTGGCCACGCTCGAGCGCTACAAACTGCGCCTCGACGAGGTGGCCGGCACGCTCTCCGCGCTGGAGATCGAGGACCTGGTCACCGTCCGCGACGTCGCTCAGGTGGCGCAGCGGCTGGAGATGGTGCGGCGGATCGCGGTCGAGATCGAGGGCTACGTGGTCCAGCTCGGCGTGGACGGCCGGCTGCTCGAGCTGCAGCTCGACGAGCTGGTCGCGGGCGTGGACACGGACCGCGAGCTCGTCGCCCGGGACTACCTGATCGAGCGCAGCGGCCGCAAGTCGCGCACCGTGCCGGAGACCCTCGCCGACCTCGACGCGCTCGACCGCACCGAACTGCTGGAGCTCACCGCCGTGGCCCGCGCGCTGGGCTTCTCCGGCAGCGCCGAGTCCCTGGACTCCGCCGCCTCGCCGCGCGGCTTCCGGCTGCTGGCCAAGGTGCCGCGGCTGCCCAACACCGTCATCGACCGGCTGGTCGAGCACTTCGGCGGGCTGCAGAAGCTGCTGGCCGCCTCCGTGGCCGATCTGCAGGCGGTCGAAGGCGTCGGCGAGACCCGCGCCCGCACCGTGCGCGAGGGCCTGTCCCGGCTGGCCGAGTCCTCGATCCTCGAGCGCTACGTCTGA
- the radA gene encoding DNA repair protein RadA: MANSTKSARPGYRCAECGATTVKWLGRCPECQAWGTLEELGVPKPRTVKAGPVSAPARPIAQVDATMAKARPTGVDELDRVLGGGLVPGAVVLLAGEPGVGKSTLLLEVAAAYAARGRPGSARPALVITGEESTAQVRVRADRIGALHEELYLAAETDLAAVLGQIETVDPGLLILDSVQTVASAEVDGVAGGITQVREVCAALIRVAKERDLATILVGHVTKDGNIAGPRVLEHLVDVVLQFEGDRHSTLRIVRAVKNRYGPTDEIGCFEMRESGIKGLPDPSGLFLSQRSEAVPGTCVTVTLEGRRPLVCEVQALVAPSPLPQPRRANSGLDGSRVSMVMAVLERRGRVPLAKNDVFAATVGGVRLVDPAADLAVALAMTTAAIDAPLPPTVAAFGELGLAGEVRPVSGLGRRLSEAARLGFRIGLVPRPAPGGEAPKAPEGMRVIEVSDIADALVALHDLTAPADGAPRGRAADSGPRNQMISR, translated from the coding sequence ATGGCCAACTCGACCAAATCCGCCCGTCCCGGCTACCGCTGCGCGGAATGCGGGGCCACCACGGTCAAATGGCTCGGCCGCTGCCCGGAGTGCCAGGCCTGGGGCACCTTGGAGGAGCTCGGCGTGCCCAAGCCGCGCACCGTCAAGGCCGGCCCGGTCAGCGCCCCCGCGCGTCCGATCGCGCAGGTGGACGCGACCATGGCCAAGGCCCGGCCGACCGGCGTGGACGAGCTCGACCGGGTGCTCGGCGGCGGCCTGGTGCCGGGCGCGGTGGTGCTGCTGGCCGGGGAGCCCGGCGTCGGCAAGTCCACGCTACTGCTCGAGGTGGCCGCCGCGTACGCCGCGCGCGGGCGGCCCGGCTCGGCCCGCCCGGCCCTCGTGATCACCGGCGAGGAGTCGACGGCCCAGGTGCGGGTGCGCGCGGACCGGATCGGCGCGCTGCACGAGGAGCTGTACCTGGCCGCGGAGACGGATCTGGCCGCCGTCCTCGGCCAGATCGAGACGGTCGACCCGGGCCTGCTGATCCTGGACTCGGTCCAGACGGTCGCCTCGGCCGAGGTGGACGGCGTGGCCGGCGGCATCACCCAGGTACGCGAGGTGTGCGCCGCGCTGATCCGGGTGGCCAAGGAGCGGGACCTGGCCACCATCCTGGTCGGGCACGTCACCAAGGACGGCAACATCGCCGGCCCGCGCGTGCTCGAGCACCTGGTGGACGTGGTGCTGCAGTTCGAGGGCGACCGCCACTCCACCCTGCGGATCGTGCGGGCGGTCAAGAACCGCTACGGCCCGACCGACGAGATCGGCTGCTTCGAGATGCGCGAGTCCGGCATCAAGGGCCTGCCCGACCCGTCAGGGCTCTTCCTCTCCCAGCGCAGCGAGGCGGTGCCGGGCACCTGCGTCACCGTCACGCTCGAGGGCCGCCGGCCGCTGGTGTGCGAGGTGCAGGCGCTGGTGGCGCCCTCGCCGCTGCCGCAGCCGCGCCGGGCCAATTCCGGCCTCGACGGCTCGCGGGTCTCGATGGTGATGGCCGTGCTGGAACGCCGCGGCCGGGTGCCGCTGGCCAAGAACGACGTGTTCGCCGCGACCGTGGGCGGGGTGCGGCTGGTGGATCCGGCGGCGGATTTGGCCGTGGCACTGGCCATGACCACGGCCGCGATCGACGCGCCGCTGCCGCCGACGGTGGCCGCGTTCGGCGAGCTGGGCCTGGCCGGCGAGGTGCGGCCGGTCTCCGGTCTCGGCCGCCGACTGTCCGAGGCGGCCCGGCTCGGCTTCCGCATCGGCCTGGTGCCGCGGCCGGCGCCGGGCGGCGAGGCGCCCAAGGCCCCGGAGGGGATGCGGGTGATCGAGGTCTCCGACATCGCCGACGCGCTCGTGGCCCTGCACGACCTGACCGCTCCGGCGGACGGGGCGCCGAGGGGGCGCGCAGCGGACTCCGGCCCGCGGAATCAGATGATCAGCCGGTAG
- a CDS encoding RNA polymerase sigma factor — protein sequence MSDRDLVAALRAGDRLAAGQVYDIYGTRLYAYCHELLADPKLSADALRDTFIVAVNRVRGLADPEEFGAWLYALARNECVRVGVSDDAPADAAGAARGDRLARLALDCYSMLEPENRELLDLAFRHRLVDADLALVLGQSEAQISSRVTQAQGDLETALLVVLAARTGDPKCPDASDFGRRFDEIDGKGVTHWLQAASRHVERCAICGDAVRNRRPLRLFEELPHSFMPPGVRSRVLEALRDPAGSAFAEQIADRAGRFDEAGFPTGGSAKVSNGRKWIMPAVIVGAVVCGVGVFMWMTHGSAPAATADTVTTTSSATAGVQSTDASASAGASDSASASASASLSPSASASTSAAGTGNQNQNPGTQQSSPPPVKQTSPSQKPTTPKPSHSTSTPAAPPSSSSASASASASPSTSGSASASPP from the coding sequence GTGAGCGACCGGGATTTGGTAGCCGCCCTGCGGGCGGGGGACCGGCTTGCCGCCGGGCAGGTCTACGACATATACGGCACGAGGCTATACGCGTACTGCCATGAGCTGCTCGCCGACCCGAAGCTGTCCGCGGACGCGCTTCGGGACACTTTCATCGTGGCGGTCAACCGGGTCCGCGGACTGGCCGACCCGGAGGAGTTCGGCGCCTGGCTCTACGCGCTCGCCCGCAACGAGTGCGTCCGGGTCGGGGTGAGCGACGACGCCCCGGCCGACGCCGCCGGCGCGGCCCGCGGCGACCGGCTGGCCCGGCTCGCGCTGGACTGCTACTCGATGCTCGAGCCGGAGAACCGCGAGCTGCTCGACCTGGCCTTCCGGCACCGCCTGGTGGACGCCGACCTGGCGCTGGTGCTCGGCCAGAGCGAGGCGCAGATCTCCAGCCGGGTGACGCAGGCCCAGGGCGATCTCGAGACCGCGCTGCTGGTGGTGCTGGCCGCGCGCACCGGCGACCCGAAGTGCCCCGACGCCTCGGACTTCGGCCGCCGCTTCGACGAGATCGACGGCAAGGGCGTGACGCACTGGCTGCAGGCCGCGAGCCGCCACGTCGAGCGGTGCGCCATCTGCGGCGACGCGGTGCGCAACCGCCGTCCGCTGCGCCTGTTCGAGGAGCTGCCGCACTCGTTCATGCCGCCCGGCGTGCGCTCCCGGGTGCTCGAGGCGCTGCGCGACCCGGCCGGCTCGGCCTTCGCCGAGCAGATCGCCGATCGCGCCGGCCGCTTCGACGAGGCCGGCTTCCCGACCGGCGGCAGCGCGAAGGTCTCGAACGGCCGCAAGTGGATCATGCCCGCGGTCATCGTGGGAGCGGTGGTCTGCGGTGTGGGCGTCTTCATGTGGATGACCCACGGAAGCGCTCCGGCCGCTACGGCGGACACGGTCACGACGACCAGCAGCGCGACGGCGGGTGTGCAGAGCACGGATGCCTCGGCGTCGGCGGGCGCGAGTGACAGCGCCAGCGCCAGTGCCAGCGCGTCTCTCTCGCCGTCCGCGAGCGCGTCCACCTCGGCGGCGGGGACCGGGAACCAGAACCAGAACCCGGGCACGCAGCAGAGCTCGCCTCCGCCGGTCAAGCAGACTTCGCCGAGCCAGAAACCGACCACTCCGAAGCCATCCCACTCTACGAGTACGCCTGCTGCGCCGCCGTCATCGAGCAGCGCTTCGGCTTCGGCGAGTGCTTCGCCGAGTACCTCAGGGAGCGCATCCGCGTCACCTCCGTGA